In Dermacentor albipictus isolate Rhodes 1998 colony chromosome 6, USDA_Dalb.pri_finalv2, whole genome shotgun sequence, the following proteins share a genomic window:
- the LOC135918661 gene encoding uncharacterized protein: MTSASIQGTGMNIDMNGFEGDLTDHCVPCTGAANQTCQIADKLSTWNKLLLASNFELREQADMSGQLCLGNFSGKVHLRQLPKNQDRLRWLLRAHHCIGSVHLKLDIVTIRDFYVREALRHSSGIKTVKLYIQGRKALNVVSAFIPSLTNIKTLHCEADLSREDSSEGFVAALSALQRASSSLESLHLNGFLIQGPEAETFVREFLSKSALKKLQLQSCEFKCESYSHALVEYLGTTRSLNVVTLDMVVNQVTQMAILEGVLKNRSIEKLSMYVFTGYEEIAELVAGVISKNRVIRNLTLSTFVRHVPEMHDVCDRWLHAVIQNNTLEEVGLPLQIFHPSQWATFITALPQNGNLKKVHIDAGFHGELLRPVCSMLMTTGSDKRVSIGTCEYRADVDLIRCKAFRVIYFSPQENDDFLGVALHLLPSCEHVTVLSIRVDIGNRRLFLPLAEYLKCITVLRELELIVSYDVQLVEAHGANPGWPVVLESLSRNKSLRKLMLHHRCLTTRDMEGLADVLKRSRSIRSVVLANETTADTTAFVRRLSKGIADNCTLLEVHCLAHVEADAAGDWLAVREATLRNSGLVARAARIKKASDCDRYVTGALERVSRYPALLDEVAMEARIDKAELTVLVQDRLKRTENMDGFMRAAGVVRQRVVCDPPPSDDRMQLDDLIEDCWRHLRRYLVIDDVKDSVCRV, translated from the exons ATGACCTCTGCCAGTATTCAAGGGACTGGCATGAACATCGACATGAACGGGTTCGAAGGTGACCTCACCGACCACTGCGTACCCTGCACGGGAGCCGCAAACCAAACGTGCCAGATTGCCGACAAGCTGTCCACCTGGAACAAGCTCCTTCTGGCATCCAACTTTGAGCTGCGAGAACAGGCGGACATGTCTGGCCAGCTGTGCCTAGGGAATTTTTCTGGTAAAGTTCACTTACGTCAGCTGCCAAAGAACCAGGACCGTCTTCGATGGCTGCTCAGGGCTCATCACTGCATTGGTTCCGTCCACCTCAAGCTCGACATTGTCACAATCCGAGACTTCTATGTACGGGAGGCTCTTCGTCATAGTTCAGGGATCAAGACCGTGAAACTATATATACAGGGACGGAAAGCATTAAATGTCGTTTCTGCATTCATACCCAGCTTGACAAACATAAAAACACTTCACTGCGAGGCCGACTTATCGCGCGAGGATTCCTCGGAAGGCTTTGTAGCAGCACTGTCGGCGCTTCAGCGGGCTTCATCGTCTCTGGAGAGCCTACATCTCAATGGGTTTTTGATACAAGGGCCGGAGGCGGAGACTTTCGTCAGAGAATTCTTAAGCAAATCCGCGCTCAAAAAACTACAGTTGCAGAGTTGCGAATTCAAATGCGAGTCCTACTCACACGCCTTAGTCGAATACCTTGGCACGACTAGGTCTCTAAATGTAGTGACTCTTGACATGGTGGTGAATCAGGTAACCCAAATGGCCATTCTTGAGGGCGTGCTGAAAAACAGAAGTATCGAGAAGCTCTCCATGTATGTGTTCACTGGATACGAAGAAATCGCGGAGTTGGTTGCTGGGGTTATCAGCAAAAATCGGGTAATCCGCAACTTGACCTTATCGACCTTCGTCCGACATGTGCCTGAAATGCACGACGTTTGCGACCGCTGGCTCCACGCAGTCATTCAAAATAATACGCTGGAAGAAGTGGGCCTTCCACTGCAGATATTCCACCCATCACAATGGGCCACATTCATCACGGCGCTGCCGCAAAATGGAAATCTAAAGAAGGTCCACATCGACGCAGGGTTTCACGGCGAACTGCTACGACCAGTCTGCTCGATGCTCATGACAACTGGCTCCGACAAAAGAGTTTCTATCGGAACCTGCGAGTACAGAGCCGACGTGGACTTGATACGCTGCAAAGCATTCCGGGTAATTTATTTCTCCCCGCAAGAAAACGACGACTTTTTAGGTGTCGCTTTGCATCTACTTCCAAGCTGTGAGCACGTGACAGTGTTGAGCATCCGCGTAGACATCGGCAACCGGAGGCTCTTTTTGCCACTGGCCGAATACTTAAAATGCATAACTGTGCTGCGAGAGCTCGAATTGATTGTTTCGTACGACGTCCAACTGGTCGAGGCCCACGGCGCCAATCCGGGGTGGCCGGTCGTGCTAGAATCCCTGTCTCGAAACAAGAGCTTGAGGAAGCTTATGCTGCATCATCGATGCCTGACCACTCGAGACATGGAGGGCTTGGCGGACGTACTTAAACGAAGCCGGAGCATCAGGTCGGTCGTCCTTGCGAACGAGACCACGGCAGACACCACCGCCTTTGTGCGAAGACTGTCGAAGGGCATTGCGGACAACTGCACGTTGCTGGAAGTGCATTGCTTGGCTCACGTCGAGGCCGATGCCGCAGGTGACTGGCTGGCTGTGCGAGAGGCGACGCTGCGAAACTCGGGTCTGGTCGCACGAGCTGCTCGAATAAAGAAGGCTTCAGATTGCGACAG GTACGTCACCGGAGCCCTGGAGCGAGTTTCCCGGTATCCTGCCCTACTGGACGAGGTTGCCATGGAGGCCCGTATCGACAAAGCAGAGCTCACGGTCTTGGTGCAAGACCGCCTGAAAAGAACCGAAAACATGGACGGATTTATGCGGGCCGCCGGAGTGGTCAGGCAGCGAGTCGTTTGTGATCCACCGCCGAGCGACGACCGCATGCAGCTGGATGACCTGATCGAGGACTGCTGGAGGCACCTGCGACGATACCTCGTGATTGACGATGTGAAGGACAGCGTTTGCAGGGTCTAA